The following are encoded together in the Rhizobium sp. SSA_523 genome:
- a CDS encoding LysR substrate-binding domain-containing protein — protein sequence MRDLNLKATEYFEAVARLSSVTKAAEELGISPSAVSQQLSILEAQLGVKLFRREKGRLVLTLDGDRLFQTTTQAFSAIRNARSAVSFQRDRRNFVIRVSPSFGVRWLGPRVGAFAAENEDWNIRIDATPDFTAFETESVDIDLRYGMGTWSGVAVTPLMHDLVLPLCSPDYLERLRQIDPDPARQLAGARLIDSVKTLYRWDLWLAANRIDIHKVNYPLRFDRSSMSIEMAKQGGGVALDSVSLCLGELQRGELVPFSTAYEVIDFPAYWLVCPSRHLSRRIVQRFQSWMVNACKLHDDAARAHLKDLGCRFRLGSPTDLIDVKPWGL from the coding sequence ATGCGTGATCTCAATCTCAAAGCGACCGAGTATTTTGAAGCCGTTGCCCGCTTGAGCAGCGTAACCAAGGCGGCTGAAGAACTTGGCATTTCGCCGTCCGCAGTGAGCCAACAGCTTTCGATCCTTGAAGCCCAACTTGGCGTTAAGCTGTTCCGCCGCGAGAAAGGCCGTCTGGTGCTGACGCTGGACGGCGACCGCCTGTTCCAGACCACCACCCAGGCCTTCAGTGCCATACGCAATGCCCGTTCTGCCGTCTCCTTCCAGCGGGATCGACGCAATTTCGTCATTCGCGTCAGCCCCAGTTTCGGGGTGCGCTGGCTGGGGCCTCGGGTCGGCGCATTTGCCGCCGAGAATGAAGACTGGAATATCCGCATCGATGCGACACCCGACTTTACCGCCTTCGAAACGGAAAGTGTCGACATCGATCTGCGCTATGGCATGGGAACCTGGAGTGGCGTGGCAGTAACGCCGCTGATGCACGATCTGGTCCTGCCTTTGTGTAGCCCGGACTACCTGGAGCGTTTGCGCCAGATCGATCCTGATCCCGCTCGGCAACTTGCGGGCGCGCGCCTGATCGACAGCGTCAAGACACTCTATCGCTGGGATCTCTGGCTCGCCGCCAACAGGATCGATATCCACAAGGTGAACTATCCGCTGCGTTTCGACCGATCCTCGATGTCGATCGAGATGGCGAAGCAGGGCGGTGGTGTCGCACTCGACAGTGTCAGCCTCTGCCTCGGCGAGTTGCAGAGAGGAGAACTGGTCCCGTTTTCGACGGCTTATGAGGTGATCGATTTTCCGGCCTACTGGCTGGTGTGTCCGTCCCGACATCTCAGCCGACGCATCGTCCAGCGTTTCCAGAGCTGGATGGTAAATGCTTGCAAGCTGCATGACGACGCTGCGCGGGCCCATCTGAAGGATCTGGGGTGCCGTTTCCGGCTCGGCTCGCCGACGGACCTGATCGATGTGAAACCCTGGGGACTTTAG
- a CDS encoding transketolase: protein MNLAGRAVARSNVSLELRAWNIRRKALLMGQVQGQGYIGQALGIADVLAASYFHALDYRPEDPEWEGRDRFLLSIGHYAIALYAVLMEAGILPEDELQTYGMDDSRMPMSGMASYTPGMEITGGSLGHGLGIAVGMAMGLKRKANRAFVYNLMSDGELGEGSTWEAAMSGAHHKLDNLICLVDFNDQQADGKSTEMLCSEPLTEKWEAFGWHAQRVKGNDLAAVVEAFDKARAVKEPKPRVIIFDTTMCKGVPFLESREITHFVRVEADEWDKALAVLEEGKPA from the coding sequence ATGAATTTGGCTGGTCGCGCTGTCGCGCGTTCCAATGTTTCATTGGAGCTGCGTGCATGGAATATTCGTCGCAAAGCACTGCTCATGGGGCAGGTTCAGGGGCAGGGCTACATCGGGCAGGCGCTTGGTATCGCCGATGTCCTTGCCGCATCCTATTTCCACGCTTTGGACTATCGTCCCGAAGACCCGGAATGGGAGGGGCGCGACCGCTTCCTGCTGTCGATCGGGCATTATGCCATCGCTCTCTACGCCGTTCTGATGGAAGCCGGCATCCTGCCCGAGGATGAACTGCAGACCTATGGGATGGATGACAGCCGGATGCCCATGTCGGGCATGGCGTCTTACACGCCGGGCATGGAGATCACCGGCGGCTCGCTCGGCCACGGTCTCGGCATCGCCGTCGGCATGGCGATGGGGCTGAAGCGCAAGGCCAATCGCGCCTTCGTCTATAATTTGATGTCTGATGGCGAGCTGGGTGAAGGTTCCACCTGGGAGGCGGCGATGTCCGGCGCCCATCACAAGCTCGACAACCTGATCTGCCTCGTCGACTTCAATGATCAGCAGGCTGACGGCAAGTCGACCGAGATGCTGTGCTCCGAACCTTTGACCGAGAAATGGGAAGCCTTTGGCTGGCACGCCCAGCGGGTCAAGGGCAACGATCTCGCCGCTGTCGTCGAGGCCTTTGACAAGGCGCGCGCGGTCAAGGAACCCAAGCCGCGCGTCATCATCTTCGATACCACCATGTGTAAGGGGGTCCCCTTCCTCGAAAGCCGCGAAATCACTCACTTCGTCCGCGTCGAAGCGGACGAATGGGACAAGGCGCTCGCAGTTCTGGAAGAAGGAAAACCGGCATGA